Proteins found in one Mytilus edulis chromosome 2, xbMytEdul2.2, whole genome shotgun sequence genomic segment:
- the LOC139510377 gene encoding uncharacterized protein — translation MGDPRWIQSADDMEKWSTNTKVCLPLLEKPIEKMSLIDLRTTIPQLLRAERGRKQVGWAKNNCIPVWWPLDALPFKNVNQKPQDFEGNWMNALRLVISSCLSHHGFTPETHYIGAPFIPTRRLSESASSESTSIQTSPECSLNKSSSFKESDSSSDFKAKENNSELSLGSPIFSSSPEINIPGSPNHKEDSSTTDSSSSKETSLISPESPSPSLLLRKRVAHTPVGRGKRLKRRKIPFTPNK, via the exons ATGGGTGATCCAAGATGGATACAGTCAGCGGATGACATGGAGAAGTGGTCAACAAATACCAAAGTATGTTTGCCACTGTTAGAAAAGCCCATTGAGAAGATGAGTCTTATAGACCTAAGGACAACTATTCCTCAACTGTTAAGAGCGGAAAGAGGCAGGAAACAAGTCGGATGGGCAAAAAACAATTGTATTCCAGTATGGTGGCCGTTGGATGCATTACCTTTCAAGAATGTAAATCAGAAGCCACAAGACTTTGAAG GAAACTGGATGAACGCATTAAGACTTGTAATCTCAAGTTGTCTGTCTCATCATGGGTTTACACCAGAGACACATTATATTGGTGCTCCGTTCATCCCCACAAGAAGATTGAGTGAAAGTGCATCCAGTGAATCAACATCCATTCAAACCTCTCCGGAATGTAGTTTGAACAAATCAAGTTCGTTTAAGGAATCAGATTCATCTTCAGATTTTAAAGCAAAGGAAAATAATTCCGAATTATCACTGGGTTCACCAATCTTTTCGTCCTCCCCAGAGATCAACATACCAGGCTCACCAAACCACAAGGAGGACAGTTCCACAACAGACTCGTCAAGCTCAAAGGAAACCAGTTTAATTTCGCCTGAATCCCCTTCACCTTCATTATTGTTGCGGAAAAGAGTAGCCCACACCCCCGTTGGAAGAGGAAAAAGGTTGAAAAGGAGAAAAATACCTTTTACTCCaaataaatga